The sequence TGGCCGAGCTGAAACAGGAGTTGCCTGAGTTGGTGATCTTTTTGAAAGATTAGTTGGTGTGATGGAGGTACTGGTAAATATCGATTCCAGTTTTTGATTTTAGTTCAGCGATAGAAGCTGTAGCAGAGTTGGAGGTTAGATCCCAAACAGTACAACTATTCTAAAAGAGGTATTCCTCCTTTGTATTAAAATGAAAACGTAAGAATAATGAAATGCTCAGTCAAGATACTATTGTCCTTGCTGCCATTTATGCTTTTGATGGGATTTAATGATAAGGAAAAAATCGTAACGGTCTATTTGGTCGGTGATTCCACCATGGCAGACTATAGTGATGATTATGATCCTGGAAAGGATTATATGAAGACGCGCTATCCGGTGACTGGTTGGGGACAAGTGTTTCAGCCTTTTATGAGCAAAGAGCACATAGCTGATTTGAAAGGGCTGATTAACGCGGACTCTATCGTAGTGGATGACAGGGCAAGAGGAGGAAGGAGTACTCGGACGTTTTTTGAAGAAGGCAGATGGCGGGATGTTTATACGGCCCTAGAGCCCGATGATGTGGTGTTGATGCAATTTGGACATAATGATGCCGCAGAGAGCAAGCCAGCCCGATATGTAACCCCAGAAGGGTATAAAGAGTACATTCGCCTGTTTGTATCCCAAGCCAGGGATAAAGGCGGTATTCCAATCATTGTCACTCCGGTCAACCGGAATTATCCTTGGAAAGACGGCCAACTGCAAAACGTACACGGTGAATACTATACTGCAGCAGTGGAGGTGGCCAAAGAGATGAAGGCCCGGATGATAGATTTGACCAAGCTGTCCATGGAGCATTTTTCCGAAATGGGGAAAGACTATGTGACCTCGCATTACTTTATGAATTTTGAAGCAGGTCTGTATGAAGCGTATCCCGATGGAAGTAATGATAATACGCATTTCCAACCGGAAGGAGCTCGCGCAGTAGCAAAACTGGTTTATGAAGCCATGATCGAGTTGGCACAAGAAATCCCGCACACACCTAACCCTTGATTATACTTTCCCATGCTAAGACACCAAATAACCACCGTTTTTCTTTTAGCCTTTTCGGTCATGACAGGGCTCCAAGCCCAGCATGTCAATTCTTATCCCAAAGATGGAAAGGTGCGTGACCTAAAGGGTAAAGTCCAAGAAGATATTGTGGTCGCAAAGGATGGCAGTGGTGATTTTTTATATATCGCAGATGCGCTCGAAGCCATCAGGGTTTACCTTCCCAAGCCCATTACCGTTCACATCAAGGAAGGCGTTTATAAGGAAAAGTTAGAGATTCCAGGGACGATTACCAATGTGACCTTCAAAGGAGACGGGCCAGGCAAGACCATTATCACTTATGATGACCATACGGGGAAAGACTATATGGATACTTTTGATTCCTATACCTTGTTGGTTTGGGGAAACAGCTTGACGTTTAAGGATATGACCATTCAGAATACAGCAGGTTCAGTAGGACAGGCTGTGGCCCTTCATGCAGAGGGAGACCGTTTGGTGTTTGAAAACTGTCACTTTAGAGGTGATCAGGATACGATGTTTGCTTCCGGTGAAAACAGCCGGCAGTATTTTAAAGACTGTTATATCGAGGGAACTACTGATTTTATATTTGGTGGTGCCACAGCATTATTTGAAGACTGTGAAATTCACAGTAAATCCAACTCCTACATTACCGCGGCATCCACATCGGAGTGGGTGAAATTCGGCTACGTTTTTAAAAATTGCAGGTTGACGGCAGCAGAAGGGGTTGAAAAAGTGTATCTGGGAAGACCTTGGCGGGATTTTGCCAAAACTGTTTTTATCAATTGTGAAATGGGCTCGCATATCGTTCCAGAAGGATGGCATAATTGGGGTAGGGAAGAGACGGAGAAAACGACCTTCTATGCCGAATATGGCTCATACGGGCCTGGTGCCAATAGATCAGCGCGAGCGACATGGTCGCATCAACTTGCGGACGAGGAAGCGGATGCATATACGATTGCGAATATATTTGCTGGCCACACCTGCCCAAAAGGTGCTTATGGCTTTCCTTGGTATGGGTATGCGGTAGACAGTTCTTTTAATCTTGACGATTCCTATGAAAAGTACAAGAAGTACTTTCCCGATATCCAGCCAGTTTCTAATGTAGCCATAGAAGGGGTGGAAACAACGAATGTAAAATACAAGGACCTAGGCTATAGGAGCCTGGAAATGGATGTTTTTTATCCTGAGGAGAAAAGTAAGCTCCCGGGTATTTTATTGGTCCATGGAGGGGGATGGCGTTCCGGAAATCGATCCCTTCAAGCTCCCTTGGCAAAAGCGTTGGCGAAGAGGGGGTATGTAACAGCAGTGATGGATTACCGGTTATCCTTGGAGGCACCATATCCGGCTGGAGTGTATGATGTAAAAGATGCTGTCAAATGGCTAAAATCGCATGCAGATAATTTTGGGCTGGATACCAGTAGGGTGGCCATATCGGGAGGGTCCGCAGGAGGACAGCTCGCCGCATTGGTGGCCATGACCAATGGACGGCTGGCATATGAGGAAACCAATAATGGGGATCAACACGCTTCTTCGACCGTGCAAGCGCTCATAGACATGGACGGAGTTTTGGCCTTTCATCATCCTGAATCATCAGAGGGAGAAGTAGCCGCCCAATGGCTGGGGGGCACGTATGATGAGGTTCCTGCTATCTGGGAGGCTGCCTCCGCCTTACATCAGGTGAGTGAACGAGCCGTCCCGAGCCTTTTTCTGAACAGTCAATATCCACGATTCCATGCCGGGCAGGATGATTTGATCCAGCAATTGGATCAGCGAGGAATTTACAGCGAAGTGCATGGATTTGAGCGCAGTCCTCATCCATTTTGGTTGTTTAATCCGTGGTTTGAACAAACGGTAGATTATGTGGATTCATTTCTAAAAAGCGTGTGGTAAGGCCAATTTTAAGATGATTTTAAGGAAACGATTCCGTAATAGGAAATCGATTGCACAATATTGAATCGATTTAGTGCTTTAGGAATTGTAAGGATAGTTATGGCTGATGATTTATATTAACATTACTGTTGTTAATAAATTTTTATATGGAAATAACGGATAACTGTAAAATTAATTTGTAAGTGTAAAAATTATTAGTTAAAATGCAATCGATTGCGCATTTTTAACCTGTTTGCTGCACTCAAAGTCAACTTGATTAGTAAACCCTTAATTAAAATAACCATGAAAAGCCCTCCCATATCTTACATCCCCGAGGCAAAAGCATCTCGCTGTACAAGTACCAATTTACGCATGAATTACCGCTTACCAGTAGGTCATCCCTTACTGGAGTACTTTCATATTTATTAACAAAACCCAATCAATATCGAAATGATGTTTACCAAAAATCTTTCGGGTTTTACCCGATGCATTTCATTGCTTTTGATGCTGATGGTGATGGGTGTGATGGACCTCCAGGCCCAGACATCGGAAATTACCGGAGTAGTCAGAAGCTCAGAAGGTGAGACCATACCGGGTGTCACCGTTATGCTAAAAGGATCAGGTACAGGAACCAGCACAGACATGGATGGAGCCTATAAACTGACCGTAAACGACCCCAATGGGACATTAATGTTTTCTTCCATTGGGATGATCAAGCAAGAAATCCCCATCAATGGCCGATCTACCATCGATGTTACCATGGAGATGGATGTGGCACAGCTTGACATGGTGGAAGTAGTAGACTATGGATACGGAACGGTAAAGAAGACCGACATGACCGGTTCGGTTGCTTCCATGTCCGGAAAGGAATTGGCCAAGATCCCTGTGGCCAGTGCTGCACAGGCCATCACGGGTAGGCTTCCCGGTGTTCGGGTATTGACCACAGATGGTTCGCCAGGAGCGGATGTGGTGATCCGTGTAAGGGGCGGAGGATCCGTTACCCAGGATAACTCACCACTTTATGTAGTCGATGGATTTATTGTGGGAAGTATACGGGATATTCCACCGACTGACATTGAGTCGATCACGGTGCTAAAAGATGCGGCGGCTACGGCCATTTATGGTGCACAAGCAGCCAATGGGGTTATCGTCGTGACCACCAAAACCCCAAAAGCAGGCAAGACTTCTATCTCATACAATAACTTCTTCCAGTGGAAAAGCCTTCCCAAGGACCGACGGTATAATGTCCTTAATGCCTACGAATATGTCCTTGCCAATTATGAGTATGCCAAATTGCAATCGAATGCTGCCGTTAGAAACTTTGAAAAGTTTTATGGTGTGTACGACGATTTGGAACTTTATCAGCAAAAGCCGACGACCGACTGGCAGGATGAACTTTTTGGTGATCCTAAGCTCAGCCAATACCATAACTTGAGCATTAGCGGTGGTACAGAAAAGACCAAATTCATGCTGAGCCTTACTAATAATACCGATGAAGGTTTGATGCTGAATTCAGGTTACATGAGAAATGTGATCAACTTTAAATTGAACCATCAATTGGCCGACAGGCTGACCATGGACGTGGGAGCCAGGGTAACCCACACCGTGATTGACGGGGCAGGTACTTCTGGAAATGCCCAAATAAGCATTAAAGATGCTGTGCAGACCAGGCCCACCAACGGAATTGCGGATGAATTGGACATTGATATGAACCAAATCAACTCCGAAGATGATTTCCAATCCTTCCTGCTCAGCTTGGTAAGCCCTGTAGAATTGGCAAAGCAAGACTGGAGAAAGCGGACAGAGTATGATTATGTCTTCAATGCAGGCTTGACTTGGGAGGTGATCGATAACCTTAATTTTAAGTCGACCTTTAACGGTTCCAGAGACTTCAGAGAGAACCTGAGGTTTTATGGGCCATTGACCGGTGAATCCTTCAACAACGGTAATAATATGCCCTTGGGACAAAGAGAAGATCGCTCAAGCTTTTCCTACCGCTGGTTAAACAGTGTTTCCTATAAGTTTGATGATTTGGGCACTGATCATGACCTTGATTTCTTGGTAGGTCAAGAGGTTTATTCCAGCGGAGGAAAGAGAAGTTTTCTGCGAGCGGAGGACTTCAGGCTGTCCATTACACCGGAAGAGTTGTTCGCCAACATGACTTTTGGTCGGGCAGACCGCCATGAGACAGAAGATTACACTAACTCCAACCGTTTTTCACTCTTCGGTCGGGCCAACTACCAATTTAAAGGCAAGTACCTTTTCACGGCCACGGTAAGGTCAGATGCTTCCAGTAAGTTCTCCAAAGACAACAGAGTAGGGGTGTTCCCTGCTGTAGCCGTGGGCTGGAAAATTTCTGAGGAAGATTTCTTGAAGGCATCATCATGGGTGGACGAGTTGAAACTGCGATTGAGCTGGGGAGAGACGGGTAACGATAGGATCGAAACCACCGCCACACAGTTTCTTTTCAGTGCTTCCACCAACCGAGGCCCTGGTTTTGGCAATACGGACAATGTATTTTACCAACCGTCCAGCAGTACGCTTTATAATCCAGACTTGAAATGGGAAACCACCATTACCAAAAACATTGGCTTGGACTTTACGTTGTTCAAGGCCAAGGTGGAAGGTAGTTTGGACTTTTATCGAAATGTCACCAGAGACCTTTTGCTTCAATCTGCCATTCCGCCGAATACGGGCTTTTCTACCCAATGGAATAATGTCGGAAGTACTTCCAACCAAGGGGTGGAATTGGGCATCAATGCCTTTATCATCGACAAGCCGGACTTTTCCCTCTCGGTTAACTTTAACACAGGGCTTAACCAAGCACGTGTAGAGGAACTGGATGGAACCAATGAACGATTCTTCCAATCCAATTGGGCCAGCACGGACCTGAACAATATCAACGACTTTTACCTTCGTGTGGGAGGAAAGATTGGCGACGTGTTCGGTTATGTGACCGATGGATACTATACCGAGGATGATTTTGAAGGATATGATGCGGCAGCGGGTGAGTATATTTTGAAGGCAGATGTGCCCAACTCGACTTCAGTAGTAGGCAATACCAATATCAGACCGGGTTTCTTAAAGCTAAAAGACCTGAACGATGATGGTCAAATTGATGCCGATGATCGAAAAGTGATCGGCAATACCCTTCCTAAAAATCAAGGTGGATTTGGGGTGAATGCTAGATGGAAAGGTTTTGATGCAGCCATCTTCTTCAATTACCAGTTTGGAAATGATGTTTACAATACCGGTAAGATCCAGTATAACCAATTCAGAAGGGTGACATACGGAAATATGCTGACCACCATGTCATCAGAAAACCGCTATACCTATTTGGATGTGGACGGCACTTACACCGGAACACCTGGTGAGATTGTCACCGATCTTGGCCAGCTAGAGGAAATGAACGCTGGTAAGAACATCTGGTCCCACAACAGTTATGGGATTGCAGGAGCTGTGATTCACTCATGGGCGATCGAGGATGGTTCATTCATCAGGCTTAATAACCTTACCGTAGGTTATTCCCTTCCTACGGAGTTGATTTCCCGCATTGGCCTTTCCCAGTTTAGGATATACGCCACAGGAAACAACTTGAAGTTGTGGACGGATTACACTGGCTACGATCCAGAGGTAAGTACCAGCAGAAGCAGCAGTTATTCTGCGTTGACTCCAGGTGTGGATTATTCTTCTTTCCCAAGAAGCCGATCCTATACAGTAGGTGTTAATGTGACATTCTAAACACGAAACGTATCATGAAAATAAAACATATAATTATAGCAGCGGCTACGGCGACCATGATGAGTTCTTGTCAGGACTTCCTGGAGCCAGAATCGCTATCTACCTTTGATTTAAACTATATTTATTCAAATGTGGATGATGCCAGAAAAGGTGTTAACGCCATCTATTCCCACTTTGGTCAGGATGCTTTCCGTTCCAGGTTATCCAATAACATGACCGGTAACACGGATATTGAGCATTCCAGCGGGTGGAGCAGTAACGGTGACCGTTATCAGATTTGGGATTTGGAGGCATTGGAGAGCAACCGTGACCTGCAGATCGTATGGACCTATGCATATCGTGCCATCAGGGACGCCAATATTGCCATTGAGGGCTTGGAAGCCAGTGGGATGTTGGAGTCTAATGATGCTTCCACCGCTCAGACCATGAACCACCTGTTAGGGGAAGCTTATACGTTACGGGCGTATTGGTACAGCATGCTGACTTATTATTTCGGTGATGTGCCTTATATGATAGAAGCACCCAAGGCTGGACTTGATTTTAATTTGCCCAAAAAGAACAGGAATGAAATCCTGGCAGAGGAGATCAATAACCTGATTAATCTGGAAGAAAACATGCTATGGGCAGATCAGTTGCCCAATGGTATCGAGCAGGTGAACCGGGAATATACCTTAGGGATGATAGCCCGTCTTTCCTTACAAAGGGGAGGGTATTTTCTGACTCCAGAATTGACCATGGAAAGGGAAAGCGATTACCTAGACTATTATCAGATCGCTAAAGACTATACTCAAAAACTGATCAGCCTAAAGGATCGGGAGCTTAATCCTAGTTTCCGTCAGGTATTTATGAACCAGTGTACGTTCCAGTCACCAGAAAATGATGACATCCTGTTTGAAGTGCCTTTTGCCTTGGGCAATGGCG comes from Echinicola vietnamensis DSM 17526 and encodes:
- a CDS encoding SusC/RagA family TonB-linked outer membrane protein, with amino-acid sequence MMFTKNLSGFTRCISLLLMLMVMGVMDLQAQTSEITGVVRSSEGETIPGVTVMLKGSGTGTSTDMDGAYKLTVNDPNGTLMFSSIGMIKQEIPINGRSTIDVTMEMDVAQLDMVEVVDYGYGTVKKTDMTGSVASMSGKELAKIPVASAAQAITGRLPGVRVLTTDGSPGADVVIRVRGGGSVTQDNSPLYVVDGFIVGSIRDIPPTDIESITVLKDAAATAIYGAQAANGVIVVTTKTPKAGKTSISYNNFFQWKSLPKDRRYNVLNAYEYVLANYEYAKLQSNAAVRNFEKFYGVYDDLELYQQKPTTDWQDELFGDPKLSQYHNLSISGGTEKTKFMLSLTNNTDEGLMLNSGYMRNVINFKLNHQLADRLTMDVGARVTHTVIDGAGTSGNAQISIKDAVQTRPTNGIADELDIDMNQINSEDDFQSFLLSLVSPVELAKQDWRKRTEYDYVFNAGLTWEVIDNLNFKSTFNGSRDFRENLRFYGPLTGESFNNGNNMPLGQREDRSSFSYRWLNSVSYKFDDLGTDHDLDFLVGQEVYSSGGKRSFLRAEDFRLSITPEELFANMTFGRADRHETEDYTNSNRFSLFGRANYQFKGKYLFTATVRSDASSKFSKDNRVGVFPAVAVGWKISEEDFLKASSWVDELKLRLSWGETGNDRIETTATQFLFSASTNRGPGFGNTDNVFYQPSSSTLYNPDLKWETTITKNIGLDFTLFKAKVEGSLDFYRNVTRDLLLQSAIPPNTGFSTQWNNVGSTSNQGVELGINAFIIDKPDFSLSVNFNTGLNQARVEELDGTNERFFQSNWASTDLNNINDFYLRVGGKIGDVFGYVTDGYYTEDDFEGYDAAAGEYILKADVPNSTSVVGNTNIRPGFLKLKDLNDDGQIDADDRKVIGNTLPKNQGGFGVNARWKGFDAAIFFNYQFGNDVYNTGKIQYNQFRRVTYGNMLTTMSSENRYTYLDVDGTYTGTPGEIVTDLGQLEEMNAGKNIWSHNSYGIAGAVIHSWAIEDGSFIRLNNLTVGYSLPTELISRIGLSQFRIYATGNNLKLWTDYTGYDPEVSTSRSSSYSALTPGVDYSSFPRSRSYTVGVNVTF
- a CDS encoding rhamnogalacturonan acetylesterase, translating into MKCSVKILLSLLPFMLLMGFNDKEKIVTVYLVGDSTMADYSDDYDPGKDYMKTRYPVTGWGQVFQPFMSKEHIADLKGLINADSIVVDDRARGGRSTRTFFEEGRWRDVYTALEPDDVVLMQFGHNDAAESKPARYVTPEGYKEYIRLFVSQARDKGGIPIIVTPVNRNYPWKDGQLQNVHGEYYTAAVEVAKEMKARMIDLTKLSMEHFSEMGKDYVTSHYFMNFEAGLYEAYPDGSNDNTHFQPEGARAVAKLVYEAMIELAQEIPHTPNP
- a CDS encoding RagB/SusD family nutrient uptake outer membrane protein, whose amino-acid sequence is MKIKHIIIAAATATMMSSCQDFLEPESLSTFDLNYIYSNVDDARKGVNAIYSHFGQDAFRSRLSNNMTGNTDIEHSSGWSSNGDRYQIWDLEALESNRDLQIVWTYAYRAIRDANIAIEGLEASGMLESNDASTAQTMNHLLGEAYTLRAYWYSMLTYYFGDVPYMIEAPKAGLDFNLPKKNRNEILAEEINNLINLEENMLWADQLPNGIEQVNREYTLGMIARLSLQRGGYFLTPELTMERESDYLDYYQIAKDYTQKLISLKDRELNPSFRQVFMNQCTFQSPENDDILFEVPFALGNGDVGWNIGVRVDGGNTASHDYGSGNNYMAIPPTYYLSFDTLDIRRDVTCSLYKVTTEFTYEFVNGGLDIGQGKWSRHFLPTPPGKSTAKGTGINWPMMRYSDVLLMFAEAENELNGPTADAQEALKRVRRRAFDAAHWGQKVDAYVGQVSGGKDTFFEAIVDERAWEFGGEMIRKYELIRWGIYSEKMAETVEGLKELADNAFNGTTRYPDYMYWKVNENGNFTILNPNKRVVAPPDDTWTQQSFLLALHSDEFGYQEWVTKDWENYINGPQPGVVRYIFPIPTEAIANSQGTLTNDGYGF
- a CDS encoding pectinesterase family protein — encoded protein: MLRHQITTVFLLAFSVMTGLQAQHVNSYPKDGKVRDLKGKVQEDIVVAKDGSGDFLYIADALEAIRVYLPKPITVHIKEGVYKEKLEIPGTITNVTFKGDGPGKTIITYDDHTGKDYMDTFDSYTLLVWGNSLTFKDMTIQNTAGSVGQAVALHAEGDRLVFENCHFRGDQDTMFASGENSRQYFKDCYIEGTTDFIFGGATALFEDCEIHSKSNSYITAASTSEWVKFGYVFKNCRLTAAEGVEKVYLGRPWRDFAKTVFINCEMGSHIVPEGWHNWGREETEKTTFYAEYGSYGPGANRSARATWSHQLADEEADAYTIANIFAGHTCPKGAYGFPWYGYAVDSSFNLDDSYEKYKKYFPDIQPVSNVAIEGVETTNVKYKDLGYRSLEMDVFYPEEKSKLPGILLVHGGGWRSGNRSLQAPLAKALAKRGYVTAVMDYRLSLEAPYPAGVYDVKDAVKWLKSHADNFGLDTSRVAISGGSAGGQLAALVAMTNGRLAYEETNNGDQHASSTVQALIDMDGVLAFHHPESSEGEVAAQWLGGTYDEVPAIWEAASALHQVSERAVPSLFLNSQYPRFHAGQDDLIQQLDQRGIYSEVHGFERSPHPFWLFNPWFEQTVDYVDSFLKSVW